GCCTTCTCTGCTTCTTCAACTGTTTTGGCCTCTAAGCGAAGGTTGATCTTGCTGCGCTGAAACTTCGTTGCCGAAGTAAACCACCCGAGATTTCTTTCCAGAGTGAATTTACCGAGCTTTTTGTGATCGAGTGTGACAGGGTTTTGTAGATCGACGAGGACGCTTTGCATCTCGGAATCGTCGGTCACCTCTTCAATGAATGCCTCATACCACGCATTCGGGGAGCATGGTGTGTCCATAATGCTGAGATATCCTTCCAGAATCGGTCTTCCCTGAACACGCAGAATAATTTCTCGAGATGGCGAGTCTGCTGGCATTCGAACACAGACGAAGTCGGGGTCGTCTCGAGTAATCTGGAGCGTGCCTTGTGTCATTGCCTTTGCAAGAGCCCGTGCATCCGCTTCATCACCTGAACGTCTGAAATAGAGCGTATTGTCAGTTCGAATCGGGCCATCGCCAATTCTCCATGCGATGAACGTCATCGTCATTTTCCAGCGATGCGACCCGTCCTGCTTGCCACAATCAGCAGCTCGGAACCCGTCACTCTTGAGAATTCCAGTGATTTCAGTAACTGGTTGTTTCCGTAAGTCTTCATGAAGCTGTTTCTCCCACTCAACTGCGTCTTTCATTAGGCAACTCCTTGCGAGCTTCGGTCTGTGCACAGTCACAAAATGATCTCAGCCGGTGTTCATATCGGAATCTGTGGATCGGATCAAGCTGCGCAAGTTTTTGGTGAAATCGCTCTCAAACGATTGGAACGACTTCAGAGAGAAATGCTTTGATCGCCACATTTGTGCGAAAGAAATCATGCATTGATGCAGGGGAAACCATCGCACTTGATGCAGCAAATGTGAGCGAGGTCGCATGCCGGAAATCGTCAATCAGGAATTTGGCGTAGTTTGGGAAGATTTCACGCTGAGGGAGGAATATTCGGGTTGTGCAGATTCTGCCGATTCGTCAAATTCGGCCGCTTACGAGATTTCGAGAATCTCGTTGCAAGGCGTATGGAGGCTAATTTAGCTTCTGGTAATTCTGTTGTTGAGCAATCTTAGTTTTTACGGTGACAAGGGTCTAAAAATGCGATTTATGAAGTTTAGTTTCTTATGTTGTGCCGTTGTGGCAATGGCGTCTTCATCGGCCTTTGCTGGTCTGGTTGATCTTTCAACATGGAGCAACGAAGGGGGCGGAAACTGGGTTCCACAGACAACAGTCTCTCCTAACGATTCAGTGCTACAGACACTGAACAGTGACACAACAGTGTTTTACAACAACCAGAACAGTCAGGGAAAATCGCTGTCTGGAAAAGTTAAAGTTCAGACGGGAAGTGATGACGACTGGTTTGGGTTTGTACTCGGTTATGATGCCGGTGACCTGAGCAGCGCCACAGCAGACTTCATTCTGATCGACTGGAAACAGGGAACCCAGAGTGGCTGGGACGCAGGATTGGCGATTTCTCGTGTCACCGGGGCAATGCAGTCGGGCGGCACGTCAACGAACTCCCCAGCATGGGATCACAATGGCCCTGTCAATTTTCTTCAACGTGGAGCAACGCTCGGAAACGTTGGATGGCAGGATAATGTTGAGTACGCGTTCGATATTGAGTTTACGTCTTCAAACATTAAAGTTTTCGTTGATGGTGTCTTGCAATTTGACATTAACGGAACTTTCGAAGACGGTTCATTCGGCTTCTATAACTATTCACAGCCAAGCGTTCTCTACGCAGCTGTTGAAGAAGATGTCTTGCCGCCTTCGACAGTGCCTGAACCAACTTCCATGGCATTGCTAGGAATGGGGCTGGTTGGACTGGGGCTGAGCCGACGTCGATCCACAAAGCGTTCGTAAAGAGCTTGCAAGATGGTTGGTCGAGGCTCTATCAGAATGTTTGTTTTATGTGACTATCATTAGTTAACATGAACAGGCCTTGGAGTAAGAATACTGGACAGCATCGGAGTGCTGATTCCTGATGTCCAGGTCCTAATCAACTTGATAGATTGCTTTGATGCTATTTTTATGCTCGATACCTGAGCAGTGAAAGCTTGAAAAGCCTCTTTGGTAGCATTGCCAAAGAGGCTTTATTTCGTGAGTTTACTCTCGATTCTTCAGCGGACGAGAAATCAGCATCTTGAGGCGTGAACCTTCATTCACCAACTTTCCCGCCTGAATATCTGCCTCTGTAAATCGGGCGAGCAAAATTTCTCCATCGGTCGAGCGGTTTCGATCGTAGGAAATAAAGATCGTCCCATCTGGGCTCTGAAAGCCGTCGGGATACGAAATTCCGTTTCGCTCGTCCAAGACCAGCCCCCCATTCCAGGTTTCGCCGTCATCGTCGGAAAGCCACGCACTCAATTGAACACGTCCGGAGTGCGAATCGATTTTATCTCCATGCTTGATCAGGAGGAGTCGGCCCGATCGCAGGCGACGAATGTGAAATCGAGCCACGGGATGTTTGATCGCAGAAAGCACCGGAGTTGACCAAGTCGATCCGGAGTCAGTCGAAGTGGATTCCATGATTCCGTTGCGAGTCCGAGCCAACATCCACAATGTTCCATCCGTTTTTTCGACGACCATGTGTTCATGCCAGTCAGGCTGCGGGAAGTTCGCCATTCCTCGTCGTGTCCATGTAGTTCCCTCATCGGTCGATACAAAGACATTCGCTCCACGCAACGGGTCAAGATCCCGGAAGCAACCCTGAAACTCGTGAAGTCCTCCACGTTCGTCCAGAGAAATGGGCAGCATCCACTCGCCAGAGGAAACCACGACAGGTTTGTTGAGAGTGACACCGTGCCAGATGCGTTTGGGCTCGGACCAATGCGGAGTTTCTGAGTCAGGGTCACTACAGACAGTGGCCCAGACACCGCCTCTTCCGTCGAACATCTTCATTGACTGGTCAAAGAACAACCAGAGTCGTCCCATCGGA
The Thalassoglobus sp. JC818 DNA segment above includes these coding regions:
- a CDS encoding DUF2262 domain-containing protein is translated as MKDAVEWEKQLHEDLRKQPVTEITGILKSDGFRAADCGKQDGSHRWKMTMTFIAWRIGDGPIRTDNTLYFRRSGDEADARALAKAMTQGTLQITRDDPDFVCVRMPADSPSREIILRVQGRPILEGYLSIMDTPCSPNAWYEAFIEEVTDDSEMQSVLVDLQNPVTLDHKKLGKFTLERNLGWFTSATKFQRSKINLRLEAKTVEEAEKAVINAEKLFKSAANWNKTVRQLAADQLLETKNEDWLDDDESPVNARTFKSRLSVNSIVVSPDGYVTFWLDDGDLFWGHSLEVSGTLADGPTRVEIQG
- a CDS encoding sialidase family protein, which translates into the protein MIKTVIAIIFTLLAQQFIFGQETDRIAELEKIADHALETPTLNTSPLPDYDYDQLDYGMTIGIDRTPEGRIWACWVAGGDSPKAFFVLATSDDEGETWSKPRLVIDTHSPELPMDRSTLVGNLWTDPMGRLWLFFDQSMKMFDGRGGVWATVCSDPDSETPHWSEPKRIWHGVTLNKPVVVSSGEWMLPISLDERGGLHEFQGCFRDLDPLRGANVFVSTDEGTTWTRRGMANFPQPDWHEHMVVEKTDGTLWMLARTRNGIMESTSTDSGSTWSTPVLSAIKHPVARFHIRRLRSGRLLLIKHGDKIDSHSGRVQLSAWLSDDDGETWNGGLVLDERNGISYPDGFQSPDGTIFISYDRNRSTDGEILLARFTEADIQAGKLVNEGSRLKMLISRPLKNRE
- a CDS encoding PEP-CTERM sorting domain-containing protein, with protein sequence MASSSAFAGLVDLSTWSNEGGGNWVPQTTVSPNDSVLQTLNSDTTVFYNNQNSQGKSLSGKVKVQTGSDDDWFGFVLGYDAGDLSSATADFILIDWKQGTQSGWDAGLAISRVTGAMQSGGTSTNSPAWDHNGPVNFLQRGATLGNVGWQDNVEYAFDIEFTSSNIKVFVDGVLQFDINGTFEDGSFGFYNYSQPSVLYAAVEEDVLPPSTVPEPTSMALLGMGLVGLGLSRRRSTKRS